One window of Mus caroli chromosome 11, CAROLI_EIJ_v1.1, whole genome shotgun sequence genomic DNA carries:
- the Ccl1 gene encoding C-C motif chemokine 1 isoform X1, with translation MKPTAMTLMCLLLATVWIQDVDSKSMVMPSNSCCLNTLKKELPLKFIQCYRKTGSTCPHPPAVIFRLKKDIESCASTNNTWVQNHLKKVNLC, from the exons ATGAAACCCACTGCCATGACACTGATGTGCCTGCTGCTGGCTACCGTGTGGATACAGGATGTGGACAGCAAGAGCA TGGTTATGCCCTCCAATAGCTGTTGCCTGAACACCTTGAAGAAAGAGCTTCCCCTGAAGTTTATCCAGTGTTACAGAAAGACGGGCTCCACCTGTCCTCACCCCCCAGCTGTGAT ATTCAGGCTGAAGAAAGATATAGAAAGCTGCGCCTCAACTAACAATACGTGGGTTCAAAATCACCTGAAGAAGGTGAACCTCTGCTAA
- the Ccl1 gene encoding C-C motif chemokine 1 isoform X2, which produces MKPTAMTLMCLLLATVWIQDVDSKSMVMPSNSCCLNTLKKELPLKFIQCYRKTGSTCPHPPAVIVRSSGVPGLTEAEKAVTASSE; this is translated from the exons ATGAAACCCACTGCCATGACACTGATGTGCCTGCTGCTGGCTACCGTGTGGATACAGGATGTGGACAGCAAGAGCA TGGTTATGCCCTCCAATAGCTGTTGCCTGAACACCTTGAAGAAAGAGCTTCCCCTGAAGTTTATCCAGTGTTACAGAAAGACGGGCTCCACCTGTCCTCACCCCCCAGCTGTGAT AGTCAGGAGTTCAGGGGTCCCTGGtctcacagaggcagagaaggctgTTACAGCTTCCAGTGAGTGA